CGGCACAGACACAGGGTCGGGAACCTCAATGGTTCGACTGGCGGTAACGACTCGGCACTCCATGGCCGGTTGCCCCCCGTCGGGGGTAGCGAGCAACGGCCACAGATTCCACAGCATCGCCGAGGCGATGAAGTCGGCGCCGTGCTCCACGTCGCGAACTGGGGCCTCGTCGTCGGCGTTCCCGAGGTCGCTTCCGAGGTCAGCACCGACGATGACGATGTCGGTACCGAGGGCGTCTGGTCCTTCGAAGCACGGCAAACCGAGACCGTCGGCAATCGCGTCGGCGTCGTCGTCGAGTAGTGGGTCGAGAACACCGTCCCTAACGGTTCCCCACCAGTGACGTCCCGTGAATGGGACACCGTCGGCCTGAAATCTGTGCCCGAGAGCGACACCGATCAGCCGACTCTGTACTCGTCCCTGCCATCTGCATCGGGACCGGACCAGGACGACGCCTACCGAGCTGGTGGTGAATAGGATGCCTTTACCGAAGCCGTACGTCCCGCCGCCGAACTCTTTGTCCCGCGGCTCGCCGATGTTGCGAATCAAATTTACGAAATCCGGTTCGTCGCCCAGTTCGTCGGCGCGGAGCGGCCCACCGAGCCCAGTGGTGTGACGGTCGGAGACGGTCAGCATCACGGTCGACTCGCTGGATAGACACGCTTCCAAGCCGAGCGAAGCGTCGCCTGCGGGCTCGGGTAGGAGGATCTCGCGCCAACGTCCGCGGGCATCGGCGTCGAGCGTATTGAGAGTGATGGTGAAGTCGACGGGATGCTCGCCGCTGCGCGCGTCAGCGCTGTTCTGGGCGGCTTCGCGGACGAGTACATCAAGCGAGTCGAGACGCGGGGTGCCGAGTTGCCTGCGGATTCCCTCGGATGCGGCGGATCCTTCCGGCGCGAACCGTTGCGACCACCATTGTGGCGTCACGACAGGTCCCCGGTACAAATGAGCCTCGCAGCGCCGCCTGCGGTGGCGTGCGGGGTGAGGCCGGCAAGGTCGAGGTCGTACCGGACGGCGACTACCTCGGTCGGTACGGCGGCGAAGGAGTTCACGTCCAAGCGAGGGAACACGGGGTCGATCTTCCATGCGTACAGAGCCGACTGAGTGAATTTGCGCGCACGGTAACGGTCGGCTTCGGCGTGTACGTATCCGGCCTTGGCGAGTTGTCGCCCCAAGCCAGCCAGATCGCCGATGGTCCGCTCCAACGCCTCTACCAATTCGGGTAGCGACACGCCGTCGGCGGCCGCCTCGAGTCGCACCACTGCGAGGACGAGCTCGTGGCCCGGGCCGACGTGCAGTTGATCGAGGCCATGAATCGTCACCGTGGAGCCGCGGGAGCCGACGGTCTTCACCTCGACGCATCGTCCGCCGAGCGTGAAGTCGTGGACCGCCCGGTCCGGGCCAGTCCACAGGCGGTCGACGAGGCCGACGAGGCCGGCCTCGGCGAGCAACTGCAGAATCAGCAGCTCACCGATCAGTCCGCGTAATTCTCCTTCACGGAGCACGCCACCACTGGGGCGTAGCAATTCCCGCCATTGCTGCAAGACCCGTGCTACGACCTCGCCGACCACCGCAGGGGCATCGGCGACGCCCTCGACCAACGCGACGATCATCTCGTCGAAGACGTCGAACAGGTCAGGACGGTGGCAGACGACGTCGACGTAGCGGCGTCGGTGGCCGTCGATGATCAACGGGCGGGTGTCCACTCGCACGTGCGCCGACTTGCCGTCCTCGACGGTGGCGTGGTCTTCGCTGATTGGAAGGAGCAGATGGTGGTCGCCCCGGCTGTCAAGACCCAACGCGGCCGGCCCTGATTGGGTGGAAACCGGGAGGTCGAGGGTGGCGATGGTGCCCTCGGGTCGGCGCGTTGCGAGGAGCCTCCATCCGATCCGAACCGTCGACGCGATATCGTCGTTCACGCCTCGTCCTCGGACAGGGCGGCACGCTCCTCTTCGGCGTCTTCTGCGTCGGTCGGCTGGTCTTGCGGGTTAACGGCTATATAGCTGACGTTGGGCACCCAGTCGTCGGCAGTACCTGGGAAGACGAGCGCCATACCCAGGACGTGCTCGACTGCCTGGAGTGGGTCACGAGTCTGTTCGTTGCCCTCGTCCGGAGGAGAGTCCTTTGCGATCGGATACAGCAGCAACAGGCCCTGCATGCGATGGCGGGGGTCGCGGTCGCGGCTGACCATGAGGTCGGCCTCGGCCATTCGACGGGCCGTCGCGGGCGGGATATCCAGGTCGATGACGCGGTGTTCCTTGCTCATCAGCGTCTTGATGTCGGCCTTGTCACCTCCGGTGTCCTTGAGTTTTGACCGGTTCACCGTGCCGACTACGACGCCGGATGCAAAGGTCACCAGGTGCTTCTCGTCCGTGTCCGGAGGTGACCCGACAACGGCGACGCTCCAAGAGAGCAGGGCCGGATCGGACTGGCGGTTCTCCTTACGGATGTACTTGGTAATGAGGGCGTCGTTGAGGTCCGGCGAGTCCTCGTGCACGTGATACGACTTGAGGAACGCCAACACATGTTCGACGTCGACTTCCCGCAG
Above is a genomic segment from Cryptosporangium minutisporangium containing:
- a CDS encoding PD-(D/E)XK motif protein codes for the protein MNDDIASTVRIGWRLLATRRPEGTIATLDLPVSTQSGPAALGLDSRGDHHLLLPISEDHATVEDGKSAHVRVDTRPLIIDGHRRRYVDVVCHRPDLFDVFDEMIVALVEGVADAPAVVGEVVARVLQQWRELLRPSGGVLREGELRGLIGELLILQLLAEAGLVGLVDRLWTGPDRAVHDFTLGGRCVEVKTVGSRGSTVTIHGLDQLHVGPGHELVLAVVRLEAAADGVSLPELVEALERTIGDLAGLGRQLAKAGYVHAEADRYRARKFTQSALYAWKIDPVFPRLDVNSFAAVPTEVVAVRYDLDLAGLTPHATAGGAARLICTGDLS